From a single Pelmatolapia mariae isolate MD_Pm_ZW linkage group LG20, Pm_UMD_F_2, whole genome shotgun sequence genomic region:
- the LOC134619044 gene encoding PDZ domain-containing protein 4-like isoform X2, with amino-acid sequence MGCNMCVVQKPEEQYRVMFQKGHISNMLCSFDADGRLKVNGKELTRLSGDPTLDIRDPVLSSILRRGARRRAGLAGAPGGQVPVTMGMADCVDSCTQTDISFQHMLTLGKSSQHPCGAPPPPDPPPSPPLPPLLEPYLLNELFIEPVYYDPTDYFDINQHEVDRQDELEYEEVELYKSRQQDKLGLTVCYRTDEEEDLGIYVNPNSIAAMDGRIRKGDRILQINGVDIQNREEAVAILTREDSTNVSLLLARPEIENDNQLDPDELELEPLDNAVHLASCHSVKNSPSVLGAGPGGFAGGVLPSHSHSLNRDSPSLLQTVLSNSQELDSGVGRTDESTRYEESSEHDLLGDDHTSASNTNATNTPGSMRKFFSSRGETPPLLHSQDLQFSTDSLLGLESVNGGGLEQGERLERPYKADPVRMMMPGLTEEECERYKELLEIKCYYEKNSNALTLLGGQGPAQEEGGVSLDVNRNESLTQHEMALLEEELRHLEFKCRNILRAQKMQQLRERCLKAWPLEEKNGASVGAGAGAGRLDINGTLVSEESCHHALSDINELPERERSDKDSTSAYNTGGESCRSTPLANEQYPSHSTQSLEGGECLHSAGMQTPASTRQRERGTRGDGIQENLNQPYSPHAHRRGAEAKNSSPGAKVRSLSRDVGTRRGSDGGVRRNPKANGVADRGGGRSAENSPYLSRRQTETQPPQRYLSCMQLRSPSTSEQLGGLRNAPKEGSIDNGGDASPMSLGSTCKDVAQAPGAASLPLSPPLLPASPRMEWKVKIRSDGTRYVAKRPVRDRLLKARAMKIREERSGMTTDDDAVSEMKMGRYWSKEERKQQLLKAREQRRRREFMMQSRLDCLREREREQGSSGGGQQGTEQQQEPTSILELCHRRSMKKRSRKILDNWITIQELLAHGTRSADGKKVYNPLLSVTTV; translated from the exons ATGGGGTGCAACATGTGTGTGGTCCAAAAACCTGAGGAACAATACAGGGTCATGTTCCAG AAGGGTCACATAAGCAACATGCTGTGCTCTTTTGACGCTGATGGTCGATTGAAG gtgaATGGGAAGGAGCTGACGCGTCTGTCGGGGGATCCCACCCTGGACATACGGGACCCTGTGCTATCCAGCATACTGAGGAGGGGGGCCCGCAGACGGGCGGGCTTAGCGGGAGCTCCTGGAGGGCAAGTGCCAGTGACCATGGGCATGGCCGACTGTGTGGACAGCTGCACCCAAACAGACATCAGCTTCCAGCATATGTTGACTCTGGGCAAGAGCAGCCAGCATCCCTGTGGAGCTCCACCCCCACCCGACCCTCCACCATCCCCTCCTCTGCCTCCACTCCTGGAACCATATCTACTCAATGAACT CTTTATAGAGCCTGTATACTATGACCCCACAGACTACTTCGACATCAACCAGCACGAAGTGGACAGGCAGGATGAGCTGGAATATGAG GAGGTGGAGTTGTACAAGTCTCGACAGCAGGATAAACTGGGTCTGACAGTGTGTTACAGAactgatgaggaggaggacctcgggatctat GTGAACCCCAACAGTATAGCTGCAATGGATGGTCGTATCCGCAAAGGGGATCGAATACTACAG ATAAATGGAGTGGACATCCAGAACAGAGAGGAGGCGGTGGCTATTCTCACCAGAGAGGACAGCACTAATGTATCCCTGCTTCTCGCACGACCCGAGATAGAG AATGACAACCAGCTGGATCCAGATGAGCTGGAGCTGGAGCCATTAGACAATGCTGTCCACCTGGCCAGTTGTCATAGTGTGAAGAACAGCCCTTCTGTTCTGGGTGCAGGACCTGGAGGTTTTGCTGGTGGTGTTCTACCCAGCCACAGTCATTCACTGAACAGGGATTCCCCCAGTTTGCTTCAGACAGTGCTGAGCAACAGCCAGGAGCTGGACAGTGGGGTGGGTCGTACAGATGAAAGCACACGCTATGAAGAGTCTTCAGAGCATGACCTTCTGGGAGACGACCACACTAGTGCCTCCAATACGAATGCAACCAACACACCAGGCAGCATGCGCAAATTTTTCTCCAGCCGAGGGGAAACTCCACCCTTGCTGCATTCCCAGGACCTCCAGTTTAGCACGGACTCCCTTTTAGGTCTGGAATCTGTTAATGGAGGTGGCCTGGAACAGGGGGAACGTTTGGAAAGGCCCTACAAGGCAGATCCTGTGAGGATGATGATGCCTGGGCTGACTGAGGAGGAGTGTGAGAGATACAAAGAGCTGCTGGAAATCAAGTGTTACTATGAAAAGAACAGTAATGCTCTAACATTACTGGGAGGTCAGGGGCCAGCACAAGAGGAAGGGGGTGTCTCACTGGATGTGAACAGGAATGAAAGTCTGACACAGCATGAGATGGCTCTCCTAGAAGAGGAACTGCGCCACTTGGAATTCAAGTGTCGCAACATCCTGAGGGCACAGAAAATGCAGCAGCTGAGGGAGCGATGCCTGAAGGCTTGGCCTCTAGAGGAAAAGAATGGGGCAAGTGTAGGGGCTGGAGCAGGAGCAGGACGCTTGGACATTAATGGTACTTTGGTCAGCGAGGAATCCTGTCACCATGCTCTTTCAGATATCAACGAACTTCCCGAGAGGGAGCGCTCAGATAAAGATAGCACGAGTGCCTACAACACTGGAGGGGAAAGTTGCAGGAGTACCCCTCTTGCCAATGAACAGTACCCTTCACATTCCACACAGAGTCTGGAGGGAGGAGAGTGTCTTCACTCAGCAGGTATGCAGACTCCAGCGTCCACtcggcagagagagagaggaaccaGAGGGGACGGAATACAAGAAAACTTAAACCAACCCTATTCTCCCCACGCTCACAGGCGAGGGGCTGAGGCAAAGAATTCCAGCCCTGGTGCAAAGGTTAGGTCCCTGTCCAGAGACGTGGGAACCAGGAGGGGCTCAGATGGAGGAGTGAGACGTAATCCCAAAGCTAACGGAGTGGCTGACAGGGGTGGTGGACGCAGTGCAGAAAACAGCCCTTATTTGTCTCGCCGTCAGACTGAAACACAGCCGCCTCAACGCTACCTGAGCTGCATGCAGCTGAGGTCCCCCTCCACCTCTGAGCAGCTGGGTGGACTAAGAAATGCTCCCAAAGAGGGCAGCATAGATAATGGTGGCGATGCAAGCCCAATGAGCCTGGGTAGCACATGCAAAGATGTTGCCCAGGCCCCAGGTGCTGCATCCTTACCCCTGTCTCCTCCACTGCTGCCTGCCTCCCCTCGAATGGAGTGGAAGGTGAAGATTCGCAGCGATGGCACGCGCTACGTGGCCAAGCGGCCTGTGAGGGATCGCCTCCTGAAGGCACGCGCCATGAAGATCAGAGAAGAGCGCAGCGGCATGACAACAGACGACGATGCTGTAAGTGAAATGAAAATGGGACGTTATTGGAGCAAAGAGGAACGCAAGCAGCAGCTGCTGAAGGCCCGAGAGCAGCGGCGGCGCAGAGAGTTCATGATGCAGAGCCGCCTCGACTGTCTGAGAGAGCGTGAGAGGGAGCAGGGAAGCAGCGGAGGAGGACAGCAGGGAACCGAACAACAGCAAGAACCAACTTCCATCCTGGAGTTGTGTCACCGCAGGAGCATGAAGAAGCGGAGTCGCAAAATCCTGGACAATTGGATCACTATACAGGAGCTACTGGCTCATGGAACCAGGTCTGCTGATGGGAAGAAAGTCTACAACCCCCTGCTGTCTGTCACCACAGTCTGA
- the LOC134619044 gene encoding PDZ domain-containing protein 4-like isoform X3 has protein sequence MGCNMCVVQKPEEQYRVMFQVNGKELTRLSGDPTLDIRDPVLSSILRRGARRRAGLAGAPGGQVPVTMGMADCVDSCTQTDISFQHMLTLGKSSQHPCGAPPPPDPPPSPPLPPLLEPYLLNELFIEPVYYDPTDYFDINQHEVDRQDELEYEEVELYKSRQQDKLGLTVCYRTDEEEDLGIYVGEVNPNSIAAMDGRIRKGDRILQINGVDIQNREEAVAILTREDSTNVSLLLARPEIENDNQLDPDELELEPLDNAVHLASCHSVKNSPSVLGAGPGGFAGGVLPSHSHSLNRDSPSLLQTVLSNSQELDSGVGRTDESTRYEESSEHDLLGDDHTSASNTNATNTPGSMRKFFSSRGETPPLLHSQDLQFSTDSLLGLESVNGGGLEQGERLERPYKADPVRMMMPGLTEEECERYKELLEIKCYYEKNSNALTLLGGQGPAQEEGGVSLDVNRNESLTQHEMALLEEELRHLEFKCRNILRAQKMQQLRERCLKAWPLEEKNGASVGAGAGAGRLDINGTLVSEESCHHALSDINELPERERSDKDSTSAYNTGGESCRSTPLANEQYPSHSTQSLEGGECLHSAGMQTPASTRQRERGTRGDGIQENLNQPYSPHAHRRGAEAKNSSPGAKVRSLSRDVGTRRGSDGGVRRNPKANGVADRGGGRSAENSPYLSRRQTETQPPQRYLSCMQLRSPSTSEQLGGLRNAPKEGSIDNGGDASPMSLGSTCKDVAQAPGAASLPLSPPLLPASPRMEWKVKIRSDGTRYVAKRPVRDRLLKARAMKIREERSGMTTDDDAVSEMKMGRYWSKEERKQQLLKAREQRRRREFMMQSRLDCLREREREQGSSGGGQQGTEQQQEPTSILELCHRRSMKKRSRKILDNWITIQELLAHGTRSADGKKVYNPLLSVTTV, from the exons ATGGGGTGCAACATGTGTGTGGTCCAAAAACCTGAGGAACAATACAGGGTCATGTTCCAG gtgaATGGGAAGGAGCTGACGCGTCTGTCGGGGGATCCCACCCTGGACATACGGGACCCTGTGCTATCCAGCATACTGAGGAGGGGGGCCCGCAGACGGGCGGGCTTAGCGGGAGCTCCTGGAGGGCAAGTGCCAGTGACCATGGGCATGGCCGACTGTGTGGACAGCTGCACCCAAACAGACATCAGCTTCCAGCATATGTTGACTCTGGGCAAGAGCAGCCAGCATCCCTGTGGAGCTCCACCCCCACCCGACCCTCCACCATCCCCTCCTCTGCCTCCACTCCTGGAACCATATCTACTCAATGAACT CTTTATAGAGCCTGTATACTATGACCCCACAGACTACTTCGACATCAACCAGCACGAAGTGGACAGGCAGGATGAGCTGGAATATGAG GAGGTGGAGTTGTACAAGTCTCGACAGCAGGATAAACTGGGTCTGACAGTGTGTTACAGAactgatgaggaggaggacctcgggatctatGTAGGCGAG GTGAACCCCAACAGTATAGCTGCAATGGATGGTCGTATCCGCAAAGGGGATCGAATACTACAG ATAAATGGAGTGGACATCCAGAACAGAGAGGAGGCGGTGGCTATTCTCACCAGAGAGGACAGCACTAATGTATCCCTGCTTCTCGCACGACCCGAGATAGAG AATGACAACCAGCTGGATCCAGATGAGCTGGAGCTGGAGCCATTAGACAATGCTGTCCACCTGGCCAGTTGTCATAGTGTGAAGAACAGCCCTTCTGTTCTGGGTGCAGGACCTGGAGGTTTTGCTGGTGGTGTTCTACCCAGCCACAGTCATTCACTGAACAGGGATTCCCCCAGTTTGCTTCAGACAGTGCTGAGCAACAGCCAGGAGCTGGACAGTGGGGTGGGTCGTACAGATGAAAGCACACGCTATGAAGAGTCTTCAGAGCATGACCTTCTGGGAGACGACCACACTAGTGCCTCCAATACGAATGCAACCAACACACCAGGCAGCATGCGCAAATTTTTCTCCAGCCGAGGGGAAACTCCACCCTTGCTGCATTCCCAGGACCTCCAGTTTAGCACGGACTCCCTTTTAGGTCTGGAATCTGTTAATGGAGGTGGCCTGGAACAGGGGGAACGTTTGGAAAGGCCCTACAAGGCAGATCCTGTGAGGATGATGATGCCTGGGCTGACTGAGGAGGAGTGTGAGAGATACAAAGAGCTGCTGGAAATCAAGTGTTACTATGAAAAGAACAGTAATGCTCTAACATTACTGGGAGGTCAGGGGCCAGCACAAGAGGAAGGGGGTGTCTCACTGGATGTGAACAGGAATGAAAGTCTGACACAGCATGAGATGGCTCTCCTAGAAGAGGAACTGCGCCACTTGGAATTCAAGTGTCGCAACATCCTGAGGGCACAGAAAATGCAGCAGCTGAGGGAGCGATGCCTGAAGGCTTGGCCTCTAGAGGAAAAGAATGGGGCAAGTGTAGGGGCTGGAGCAGGAGCAGGACGCTTGGACATTAATGGTACTTTGGTCAGCGAGGAATCCTGTCACCATGCTCTTTCAGATATCAACGAACTTCCCGAGAGGGAGCGCTCAGATAAAGATAGCACGAGTGCCTACAACACTGGAGGGGAAAGTTGCAGGAGTACCCCTCTTGCCAATGAACAGTACCCTTCACATTCCACACAGAGTCTGGAGGGAGGAGAGTGTCTTCACTCAGCAGGTATGCAGACTCCAGCGTCCACtcggcagagagagagaggaaccaGAGGGGACGGAATACAAGAAAACTTAAACCAACCCTATTCTCCCCACGCTCACAGGCGAGGGGCTGAGGCAAAGAATTCCAGCCCTGGTGCAAAGGTTAGGTCCCTGTCCAGAGACGTGGGAACCAGGAGGGGCTCAGATGGAGGAGTGAGACGTAATCCCAAAGCTAACGGAGTGGCTGACAGGGGTGGTGGACGCAGTGCAGAAAACAGCCCTTATTTGTCTCGCCGTCAGACTGAAACACAGCCGCCTCAACGCTACCTGAGCTGCATGCAGCTGAGGTCCCCCTCCACCTCTGAGCAGCTGGGTGGACTAAGAAATGCTCCCAAAGAGGGCAGCATAGATAATGGTGGCGATGCAAGCCCAATGAGCCTGGGTAGCACATGCAAAGATGTTGCCCAGGCCCCAGGTGCTGCATCCTTACCCCTGTCTCCTCCACTGCTGCCTGCCTCCCCTCGAATGGAGTGGAAGGTGAAGATTCGCAGCGATGGCACGCGCTACGTGGCCAAGCGGCCTGTGAGGGATCGCCTCCTGAAGGCACGCGCCATGAAGATCAGAGAAGAGCGCAGCGGCATGACAACAGACGACGATGCTGTAAGTGAAATGAAAATGGGACGTTATTGGAGCAAAGAGGAACGCAAGCAGCAGCTGCTGAAGGCCCGAGAGCAGCGGCGGCGCAGAGAGTTCATGATGCAGAGCCGCCTCGACTGTCTGAGAGAGCGTGAGAGGGAGCAGGGAAGCAGCGGAGGAGGACAGCAGGGAACCGAACAACAGCAAGAACCAACTTCCATCCTGGAGTTGTGTCACCGCAGGAGCATGAAGAAGCGGAGTCGCAAAATCCTGGACAATTGGATCACTATACAGGAGCTACTGGCTCATGGAACCAGGTCTGCTGATGGGAAGAAAGTCTACAACCCCCTGCTGTCTGTCACCACAGTCTGA
- the LOC134619044 gene encoding PDZ domain-containing protein 4-like isoform X1, translating to MGCNMCVVQKPEEQYRVMFQKGHISNMLCSFDADGRLKVNGKELTRLSGDPTLDIRDPVLSSILRRGARRRAGLAGAPGGQVPVTMGMADCVDSCTQTDISFQHMLTLGKSSQHPCGAPPPPDPPPSPPLPPLLEPYLLNELFIEPVYYDPTDYFDINQHEVDRQDELEYEEVELYKSRQQDKLGLTVCYRTDEEEDLGIYVGEVNPNSIAAMDGRIRKGDRILQINGVDIQNREEAVAILTREDSTNVSLLLARPEIENDNQLDPDELELEPLDNAVHLASCHSVKNSPSVLGAGPGGFAGGVLPSHSHSLNRDSPSLLQTVLSNSQELDSGVGRTDESTRYEESSEHDLLGDDHTSASNTNATNTPGSMRKFFSSRGETPPLLHSQDLQFSTDSLLGLESVNGGGLEQGERLERPYKADPVRMMMPGLTEEECERYKELLEIKCYYEKNSNALTLLGGQGPAQEEGGVSLDVNRNESLTQHEMALLEEELRHLEFKCRNILRAQKMQQLRERCLKAWPLEEKNGASVGAGAGAGRLDINGTLVSEESCHHALSDINELPERERSDKDSTSAYNTGGESCRSTPLANEQYPSHSTQSLEGGECLHSAGMQTPASTRQRERGTRGDGIQENLNQPYSPHAHRRGAEAKNSSPGAKVRSLSRDVGTRRGSDGGVRRNPKANGVADRGGGRSAENSPYLSRRQTETQPPQRYLSCMQLRSPSTSEQLGGLRNAPKEGSIDNGGDASPMSLGSTCKDVAQAPGAASLPLSPPLLPASPRMEWKVKIRSDGTRYVAKRPVRDRLLKARAMKIREERSGMTTDDDAVSEMKMGRYWSKEERKQQLLKAREQRRRREFMMQSRLDCLREREREQGSSGGGQQGTEQQQEPTSILELCHRRSMKKRSRKILDNWITIQELLAHGTRSADGKKVYNPLLSVTTV from the exons ATGGGGTGCAACATGTGTGTGGTCCAAAAACCTGAGGAACAATACAGGGTCATGTTCCAG AAGGGTCACATAAGCAACATGCTGTGCTCTTTTGACGCTGATGGTCGATTGAAG gtgaATGGGAAGGAGCTGACGCGTCTGTCGGGGGATCCCACCCTGGACATACGGGACCCTGTGCTATCCAGCATACTGAGGAGGGGGGCCCGCAGACGGGCGGGCTTAGCGGGAGCTCCTGGAGGGCAAGTGCCAGTGACCATGGGCATGGCCGACTGTGTGGACAGCTGCACCCAAACAGACATCAGCTTCCAGCATATGTTGACTCTGGGCAAGAGCAGCCAGCATCCCTGTGGAGCTCCACCCCCACCCGACCCTCCACCATCCCCTCCTCTGCCTCCACTCCTGGAACCATATCTACTCAATGAACT CTTTATAGAGCCTGTATACTATGACCCCACAGACTACTTCGACATCAACCAGCACGAAGTGGACAGGCAGGATGAGCTGGAATATGAG GAGGTGGAGTTGTACAAGTCTCGACAGCAGGATAAACTGGGTCTGACAGTGTGTTACAGAactgatgaggaggaggacctcgggatctatGTAGGCGAG GTGAACCCCAACAGTATAGCTGCAATGGATGGTCGTATCCGCAAAGGGGATCGAATACTACAG ATAAATGGAGTGGACATCCAGAACAGAGAGGAGGCGGTGGCTATTCTCACCAGAGAGGACAGCACTAATGTATCCCTGCTTCTCGCACGACCCGAGATAGAG AATGACAACCAGCTGGATCCAGATGAGCTGGAGCTGGAGCCATTAGACAATGCTGTCCACCTGGCCAGTTGTCATAGTGTGAAGAACAGCCCTTCTGTTCTGGGTGCAGGACCTGGAGGTTTTGCTGGTGGTGTTCTACCCAGCCACAGTCATTCACTGAACAGGGATTCCCCCAGTTTGCTTCAGACAGTGCTGAGCAACAGCCAGGAGCTGGACAGTGGGGTGGGTCGTACAGATGAAAGCACACGCTATGAAGAGTCTTCAGAGCATGACCTTCTGGGAGACGACCACACTAGTGCCTCCAATACGAATGCAACCAACACACCAGGCAGCATGCGCAAATTTTTCTCCAGCCGAGGGGAAACTCCACCCTTGCTGCATTCCCAGGACCTCCAGTTTAGCACGGACTCCCTTTTAGGTCTGGAATCTGTTAATGGAGGTGGCCTGGAACAGGGGGAACGTTTGGAAAGGCCCTACAAGGCAGATCCTGTGAGGATGATGATGCCTGGGCTGACTGAGGAGGAGTGTGAGAGATACAAAGAGCTGCTGGAAATCAAGTGTTACTATGAAAAGAACAGTAATGCTCTAACATTACTGGGAGGTCAGGGGCCAGCACAAGAGGAAGGGGGTGTCTCACTGGATGTGAACAGGAATGAAAGTCTGACACAGCATGAGATGGCTCTCCTAGAAGAGGAACTGCGCCACTTGGAATTCAAGTGTCGCAACATCCTGAGGGCACAGAAAATGCAGCAGCTGAGGGAGCGATGCCTGAAGGCTTGGCCTCTAGAGGAAAAGAATGGGGCAAGTGTAGGGGCTGGAGCAGGAGCAGGACGCTTGGACATTAATGGTACTTTGGTCAGCGAGGAATCCTGTCACCATGCTCTTTCAGATATCAACGAACTTCCCGAGAGGGAGCGCTCAGATAAAGATAGCACGAGTGCCTACAACACTGGAGGGGAAAGTTGCAGGAGTACCCCTCTTGCCAATGAACAGTACCCTTCACATTCCACACAGAGTCTGGAGGGAGGAGAGTGTCTTCACTCAGCAGGTATGCAGACTCCAGCGTCCACtcggcagagagagagaggaaccaGAGGGGACGGAATACAAGAAAACTTAAACCAACCCTATTCTCCCCACGCTCACAGGCGAGGGGCTGAGGCAAAGAATTCCAGCCCTGGTGCAAAGGTTAGGTCCCTGTCCAGAGACGTGGGAACCAGGAGGGGCTCAGATGGAGGAGTGAGACGTAATCCCAAAGCTAACGGAGTGGCTGACAGGGGTGGTGGACGCAGTGCAGAAAACAGCCCTTATTTGTCTCGCCGTCAGACTGAAACACAGCCGCCTCAACGCTACCTGAGCTGCATGCAGCTGAGGTCCCCCTCCACCTCTGAGCAGCTGGGTGGACTAAGAAATGCTCCCAAAGAGGGCAGCATAGATAATGGTGGCGATGCAAGCCCAATGAGCCTGGGTAGCACATGCAAAGATGTTGCCCAGGCCCCAGGTGCTGCATCCTTACCCCTGTCTCCTCCACTGCTGCCTGCCTCCCCTCGAATGGAGTGGAAGGTGAAGATTCGCAGCGATGGCACGCGCTACGTGGCCAAGCGGCCTGTGAGGGATCGCCTCCTGAAGGCACGCGCCATGAAGATCAGAGAAGAGCGCAGCGGCATGACAACAGACGACGATGCTGTAAGTGAAATGAAAATGGGACGTTATTGGAGCAAAGAGGAACGCAAGCAGCAGCTGCTGAAGGCCCGAGAGCAGCGGCGGCGCAGAGAGTTCATGATGCAGAGCCGCCTCGACTGTCTGAGAGAGCGTGAGAGGGAGCAGGGAAGCAGCGGAGGAGGACAGCAGGGAACCGAACAACAGCAAGAACCAACTTCCATCCTGGAGTTGTGTCACCGCAGGAGCATGAAGAAGCGGAGTCGCAAAATCCTGGACAATTGGATCACTATACAGGAGCTACTGGCTCATGGAACCAGGTCTGCTGATGGGAAGAAAGTCTACAACCCCCTGCTGTCTGTCACCACAGTCTGA